In one window of Azoarcus olearius DNA:
- a CDS encoding NAD-dependent deacylase, translating to MDESATLDAVAALLADASRILFITGAGISADSGLPTYRGIGGLYHERLTADGLTIEEALSGHMMAARPALTWKYIAEIEANCRGAQPNAAHRVIAALEREKPDAWVLTQNVDGLHRAAGSTRLIEIHGTVHHLRCTECRHERTVEDFAGLRLPPECPACGGVLRPDIVLFGEMLPAAAVGRLEHLIDAGFDLVVSVGTTSVFPYIAGPVWWARQAGVPAVEINPGDTEVSHLVRHRLRMPAARAFEELWRRLHPEAG from the coding sequence ATGGACGAATCCGCCACCCTCGACGCCGTAGCGGCGCTGCTCGCCGACGCCTCCCGCATCCTGTTCATCACCGGGGCGGGCATCTCGGCCGACTCCGGTCTGCCCACCTACCGCGGCATCGGCGGGCTGTATCACGAGCGGCTGACCGCCGACGGGCTCACGATCGAGGAGGCGCTGTCGGGCCACATGATGGCGGCGCGGCCCGCGCTGACCTGGAAATACATCGCCGAGATCGAGGCCAACTGCCGCGGCGCGCAGCCCAATGCCGCGCACCGCGTGATCGCTGCGCTGGAGCGCGAGAAGCCCGACGCCTGGGTGCTGACGCAGAATGTCGATGGCCTGCATCGCGCGGCCGGCTCCACCCGGCTGATCGAAATCCACGGCACGGTGCACCACCTGCGCTGCACGGAATGTCGCCACGAACGCACGGTGGAAGACTTCGCCGGCCTGCGCCTGCCGCCGGAATGCCCGGCCTGTGGCGGCGTGCTGCGGCCCGACATCGTGCTGTTCGGCGAAATGCTGCCGGCCGCCGCCGTCGGGCGGCTGGAACATCTGATCGATGCCGGCTTCGACCTCGTCGTGTCGGTCGGTACCACCAGCGTGTTCCCGTACATCGCCGGCCCGGTGTGGTGGGCGCGCCAGGCCGGCGTGCCGGCGGTGGAGATCAACCCGGGCGACACCGAGGTGAGCCACCTCGTGCGGCATCGTCTGCGCATGCCGGCGGCGCGCGCCTTCGAGGAGCTGTGGCGCCGCCTGCACCCCGAAGCCGGCTGA
- a CDS encoding molybdopterin-containing oxidoreductase family protein: MSESVVVRAACPHDCPDTCAMEIGVRDGRAVSVRGAADMPFTNGALCTKVAHYLERVYSDQRLRHPLRRVGAKGEGRFERIRWDDALDIIAERFRAIAADDPRAILPYSYAGTMGLVQSESLDRRFFNRLGAARLDRTICAAAGAMGWKATVGASIGADPEAVVDARLILIWGGNPVVSNVHGWRYLQEAKRRGAKLICIDPRRSETAAKCHQHVAPLPGTDGALALAMMQVLIAEDLLDHDYIARCTLGFAELAERVRGCTPEWAAGVTGLDAVTIRELAQAYGRSAPTLIRLNYGLNRSGGGGMAVRNIACLPALTGAWRHAGGGALLSTSGNFPLDRHALERPDLYRQDPSRPSRTINMTTIGEALLETRDPPIRALYVYNANPVAVAPYSAKVRAGFRREDLFCVVHELFQTDTADYADILLPATSQLEHHDLHTSYGHFYLVANRPAIDAQGEARSNTEVFRQLAARLGFDDTALFETDEAIAAAALRREDARSLGVGARLAERGWARLNLPRPFAPFARGGFPTPSGKCEFLSSFLAAQGLDPLPAWHPPYESVVSNPALAARYPLALISPPARNFLNSSFANLLRFSAGEGGPRLDIHPDDAAARGLTDGMRVRIHNDRGAFHAYARVTEAVRRGVVAAPSIWWQKRSGDGENANAVTSDALTDMGGGAVFYDCLVEVAGAPA; encoded by the coding sequence ATGAGTGAGTCTGTCGTTGTCCGCGCGGCGTGCCCGCACGATTGTCCCGACACCTGTGCAATGGAGATCGGCGTGCGCGACGGCCGCGCGGTGAGCGTGCGCGGTGCCGCCGACATGCCCTTCACCAACGGTGCCTTGTGCACCAAGGTGGCCCACTACCTCGAACGCGTCTATTCCGACCAACGCCTGAGGCATCCGCTGCGCCGGGTCGGCGCAAAGGGCGAGGGCCGCTTCGAGCGCATCCGCTGGGACGATGCGCTCGACATCATCGCCGAGCGCTTCCGCGCCATCGCCGCCGACGATCCGCGCGCGATCCTGCCCTACAGCTACGCCGGCACGATGGGGCTGGTGCAGAGCGAAAGCCTGGACCGGCGCTTCTTCAACCGGCTCGGCGCGGCGCGGCTCGATCGCACGATCTGCGCGGCGGCCGGCGCAATGGGCTGGAAGGCCACCGTGGGCGCGTCGATCGGCGCCGACCCCGAGGCCGTCGTCGATGCCCGGCTGATCCTGATCTGGGGCGGCAACCCGGTCGTCTCCAACGTCCACGGCTGGCGTTACCTGCAGGAAGCCAAGCGCCGCGGTGCGAAGCTGATATGCATCGACCCGCGCCGTTCCGAAACCGCGGCGAAGTGCCACCAGCACGTCGCGCCGCTGCCCGGCACCGACGGTGCGCTGGCCCTGGCGATGATGCAGGTGCTGATCGCCGAAGACCTGCTCGACCACGACTACATCGCGCGCTGCACGCTCGGTTTTGCGGAACTTGCCGAGCGCGTGCGCGGATGTACGCCCGAATGGGCGGCCGGCGTCACCGGGCTCGACGCGGTCACCATCCGGGAACTCGCGCAGGCCTATGGACGGAGCGCGCCGACCCTGATCCGCCTCAACTACGGACTCAACCGCAGCGGAGGCGGCGGCATGGCGGTACGCAACATCGCCTGCCTGCCGGCACTCACCGGCGCCTGGCGCCACGCCGGGGGCGGCGCGCTGCTGTCGACCTCGGGCAACTTTCCGCTCGACCGCCACGCGCTTGAACGGCCGGACCTCTACCGGCAAGACCCGAGCCGGCCGTCGCGCACGATCAACATGACGACGATCGGCGAGGCGCTGCTCGAAACCCGCGATCCGCCGATCCGCGCGCTCTACGTCTACAACGCCAACCCGGTGGCGGTGGCGCCCTATAGCGCGAAGGTCAGGGCCGGGTTCCGGCGGGAAGACCTGTTCTGTGTCGTCCACGAACTGTTCCAGACCGACACCGCGGACTACGCCGACATTCTGCTGCCTGCCACCAGCCAGCTCGAACACCACGACCTCCACACCTCCTACGGTCACTTCTACCTGGTCGCCAATCGGCCGGCGATCGACGCGCAGGGCGAGGCCCGCTCCAACACCGAGGTGTTCCGCCAGCTTGCCGCGCGGTTGGGGTTCGACGACACCGCCCTGTTCGAGACCGACGAAGCCATCGCGGCGGCGGCCTTGCGGCGCGAGGACGCGCGCTCGCTGGGCGTGGGCGCACGACTGGCGGAGCGCGGCTGGGCGCGGCTCAACCTGCCGCGGCCGTTCGCGCCCTTTGCCCGCGGCGGTTTTCCGACGCCGTCCGGCAAGTGCGAGTTCCTGTCGTCATTCCTGGCTGCGCAAGGTCTCGACCCGCTGCCGGCCTGGCACCCGCCGTATGAATCGGTGGTGAGCAATCCGGCGCTGGCCGCGCGCTATCCGCTCGCGTTGATCTCGCCGCCGGCGCGCAATTTCCTCAACAGCAGCTTCGCCAACCTGCTGCGCTTCAGCGCCGGGGAAGGCGGGCCGCGGCTCGACATCCATCCTGACGACGCCGCCGCGCGCGGCCTGACGGACGGCATGCGGGTGCGCATCCACAACGATCGGGGCGCCTTCCATGCGTACGCGCGGGTGACTGAGGCGGTGCGCCGGGGCGTGGTCGCGGCGCCATCGATCTGGTGGCAGAAGCGCTCGGGCGATGGCGAAAACGCCAACGCGGTAACTTCGGACGCCCTCACCGACATGGGCGGTGGCGCGGTGTTCTACGACTGCCTCGTCGAAGTCGCGGGCGCGCCGGCATGA
- a CDS encoding DUF4124 domain-containing protein, translated as MGLRRSLEAGAVGTALLLPFAPLMAAQTIYCCDVGGQPVCSDVLPPACYGQAYREIGPQGTIRKKVPAPPSASDIARRNAEAERLKEEEARATKVRRLDQALLQTYTSVTDLDHRRDRALADIDRTLDELREREERLLERRKALLPEQAGQKAKPQSRAQAEALRDLDSELAAHRSVVDAKVREREGVRQRYAEDRERYLELTGAQKAAPRQQEGGKPEGAQESR; from the coding sequence ATGGGATTGCGTCGCAGTCTTGAAGCCGGTGCCGTCGGCACCGCGCTGCTGTTGCCGTTTGCGCCGCTGATGGCGGCCCAGACCATCTATTGCTGCGACGTCGGCGGCCAGCCGGTGTGCAGCGATGTGCTGCCGCCGGCCTGCTACGGCCAGGCCTATCGCGAGATCGGTCCGCAGGGAACGATACGCAAGAAGGTGCCTGCGCCGCCGTCGGCCAGCGACATTGCCCGCCGCAACGCCGAAGCCGAGCGCCTGAAGGAAGAAGAGGCGCGTGCCACCAAGGTTCGCCGGCTGGATCAGGCGCTGCTGCAGACCTACACCAGCGTCACCGACCTGGATCACCGCCGCGACCGGGCGCTGGCCGACATCGACCGCACTCTCGACGAACTGCGCGAACGCGAAGAACGGCTGCTCGAACGCCGCAAGGCACTGCTGCCCGAACAGGCCGGCCAGAAAGCCAAACCGCAGAGCAGGGCGCAAGCGGAAGCGCTGCGCGACCTCGACAGCGAACTTGCCGCCCACCGTTCGGTGGTGGACGCGAAAGTGCGCGAGCGCGAGGGTGTGCGCCAGCGCTACGCGGAAGACCGCGAACGCTACCTGGAGCTGACCGGGGCGCAGAAGGCCGCGCCGCGGCAGCAGGAAGGCGGCAAGCCCGAGGGCGCGCAGGAGTCGCGCTGA
- the pyrE gene encoding orotate phosphoribosyltransferase produces the protein MEAVHKGPDSSRDFIALACRKGVLRFGSFITKAGRNSPYFFNAGLFDDGASFRELCGYYAGAIRRAGVACDMLFGPAYKGIPLVAGTAIRLAEDGLSLPFAFNRKEAKDHGEGGTLVGAPLAGRVLILDDVISAGTSVRESVDIIRAAGATPAGVVIALDRMERGKGALSAVQEVRESFGIPVIAVATLEDLIGYLADSPELVANLEAVRAYRETYGIASQS, from the coding sequence GTGGAAGCCGTTCACAAGGGCCCGGATTCTAGCCGGGATTTCATCGCGCTCGCATGCCGCAAGGGCGTGCTCCGCTTCGGTTCGTTCATCACCAAGGCGGGCCGCAATTCCCCCTATTTCTTCAACGCCGGCCTGTTCGACGACGGCGCCTCGTTCCGCGAGCTGTGCGGCTACTACGCGGGCGCCATCCGCCGTGCCGGCGTGGCCTGCGACATGCTGTTCGGGCCCGCCTACAAGGGTATCCCGCTGGTGGCCGGCACCGCCATCCGGCTGGCCGAAGACGGACTGTCGCTGCCGTTCGCGTTCAACCGCAAGGAAGCCAAGGACCACGGCGAAGGCGGCACGCTGGTGGGTGCGCCGCTCGCCGGGCGCGTGCTGATCCTCGACGACGTGATCTCCGCCGGCACCTCGGTGCGCGAATCGGTGGACATCATCCGGGCGGCGGGCGCAACTCCGGCCGGCGTGGTGATCGCGCTCGACCGCATGGAGCGCGGCAAGGGCGCGCTGTCGGCCGTGCAGGAGGTGCGCGAGAGCTTCGGCATCCCGGTGATCGCCGTCGCCACGCTTGAAGACCTCATCGGCTATCTCGCGGACAGTCCGGAACTGGTCGCCAACCTCGAGGCCGTGCGGGCCTACCGGGAAACCTATGGGATTGCGTCGCAGTCTTGA
- a CDS encoding exodeoxyribonuclease III, producing the protein MLRIISANLNGIRSATTKGFLDWLPAQNADVVCVQELKAQAGDLTDAMRAPAGYQGWFHYAEKKGYSGVGIYSRKAPDRVVEGLGIADIDAEGRYLQADFGALSVISLYLPSGSSSEERQQAKFSFMERFMPRLAELRRCGQEVVICGDWNIAHREIDLKNWKSNQKNSGFLPEERAWIGTLFDTHGWVDVYRALYPEATGDSYTWWSNRGQAWAKNVGWRIDYQIATPGIAARARAGSVYKAQRFSDHAPLVVDYDGDL; encoded by the coding sequence ATGTTACGCATCATCTCCGCCAACCTCAACGGCATCCGCTCCGCCACCACCAAAGGCTTTCTCGACTGGCTGCCCGCCCAAAACGCCGACGTCGTATGCGTTCAGGAACTCAAGGCGCAGGCAGGCGACCTCACCGACGCGATGCGCGCCCCGGCGGGCTACCAGGGCTGGTTCCACTACGCCGAGAAGAAGGGCTACAGCGGCGTCGGCATCTACAGCCGCAAGGCGCCGGACCGGGTGGTGGAAGGGCTGGGCATCGCCGACATCGACGCCGAGGGTCGCTACCTGCAGGCCGATTTCGGGGCCCTCTCGGTGATCTCGCTCTACCTGCCCTCGGGCTCCAGTTCGGAAGAACGCCAGCAGGCCAAGTTCAGCTTCATGGAGCGCTTCATGCCCCGCCTCGCCGAACTGCGGCGCTGCGGCCAGGAGGTCGTGATCTGCGGCGACTGGAACATCGCCCACCGCGAAATCGACCTGAAGAACTGGAAGAGCAACCAGAAGAACTCGGGCTTCCTGCCCGAGGAACGCGCCTGGATCGGCACGCTGTTCGACACCCACGGCTGGGTGGATGTCTACCGCGCGCTGTACCCCGAGGCCACGGGCGACAGCTACACCTGGTGGTCCAACCGCGGCCAGGCATGGGCCAAGAACGTCGGGTGGCGGATCGACTACCAGATCGCCACCCCGGGCATCGCCGCGCGCGCACGCGCCGGTTCGGTGTACAAGGCGCAGCGCTTTTCCGACCACGCTCCGCTCGTCGTGGACTACGACGGCGATCTGTGA
- a CDS encoding EAL domain-containing protein, whose protein sequence is MIQPAGSPSPVDDDDHFAFAAEEPPTDAHPASRRQVFRVLSVDDDAAFQHSLRYALASFRYRDQPIEFLTAGSANEAASLLAARHDIAVVLLDVVMESDDAGLRLVTSIRELLGNAEIRIILLTGQPGVAPMQTSLTRLDINDYWLKTDLNRERLHGILTGALRAWEQIDALNRARRGLQMIVEASNSLTSSRTLHDFSGRVVKELARLLRLAPEGLVCVQDGPGSDPQSATIVGAAGRFSHLVAGQLSVLDDTRIRELLRQALAEQQSLADAESQVLYFPGSGDGPRAATYVATLRALDDTELELLRVFASNINSGLINVSLVSQLDRMAYEDSLLAMPNANALLRCLDSVLARPAPRDRALLFIDLDQYSESCLSLGIEQGDLLLARMAARLRRSFPPPALVARLHDDTFAVLGPPAALDLAHLDRLEAGDVDDNELAPFISLGAARIDLDHYQGSAKSAMATGSLLLKQSRRQGPGRVVEYEPGMETPHNLRFQLARELHHALRGREIGIALQAQYDLASGTVVGAEALARWTRADGTPIPPTTFIPLAEANGLIAPLGKHIIELTCEALARLAAAGFGHLPIAVNVSALQLAQTGLLDELRATLEAHGLDPHILEIEVTESIAMDERYATGNMLGRLCEAGFPIAIDDFGTGYSSLAYLRTLPAHTLKIDRSFVQEIGVTPERQTIADMIIGLGRRLDMRVIAEGVENSAQADWLKTRGCHHAQGYLFARPEPVAGLIARLQSGPALQ, encoded by the coding sequence ATGATCCAGCCTGCGGGTTCGCCCTCCCCCGTCGACGACGACGATCACTTCGCCTTCGCCGCGGAAGAACCGCCGACAGACGCGCACCCGGCCTCCCGCCGGCAGGTGTTTCGCGTGCTCTCCGTCGATGACGACGCGGCCTTCCAGCATTCCCTGCGCTACGCGCTGGCGAGCTTCCGCTATCGCGACCAGCCGATCGAATTCCTCACCGCCGGCTCCGCCAACGAAGCCGCTTCGCTGCTCGCGGCGCGGCACGACATCGCCGTGGTGCTGCTCGACGTCGTGATGGAGTCGGACGACGCCGGCCTGCGCCTGGTGACCAGCATCCGCGAGCTGCTCGGGAACGCGGAAATCCGCATCATCCTGCTGACCGGCCAGCCCGGCGTCGCGCCGATGCAGACCTCGCTGACCCGGCTCGACATCAACGACTACTGGCTCAAGACCGACCTCAACCGCGAGCGCCTGCACGGCATCCTGACCGGCGCGCTGCGGGCGTGGGAGCAGATCGACGCGCTCAACCGCGCCCGCCGCGGCCTGCAGATGATCGTGGAAGCCAGCAACAGCCTGACCTCCTCGCGCACGCTGCACGACTTCTCCGGGCGCGTGGTGAAGGAGCTGGCGCGCCTGCTGCGGCTGGCGCCGGAAGGGCTGGTGTGCGTGCAGGACGGCCCCGGCAGCGACCCGCAGAGCGCCACCATCGTCGGCGCCGCGGGGCGCTTTTCCCACCTCGTCGCGGGCCAGCTGTCGGTGCTCGACGACACCCGCATCCGCGAGCTGCTGCGCCAGGCGCTTGCCGAACAGCAGTCGCTGGCCGACGCCGAAAGCCAGGTGCTGTACTTCCCCGGCAGCGGCGACGGCCCGCGCGCCGCCACCTATGTCGCCACCCTGCGCGCGCTCGACGACACCGAACTCGAGCTGCTGCGGGTCTTTGCCAGCAACATCAACTCGGGACTGATCAACGTCTCCCTGGTCAGCCAGCTCGACCGCATGGCCTACGAGGACAGCCTGCTGGCGATGCCCAACGCCAACGCGCTGCTGCGCTGCCTCGACAGCGTCCTCGCCCGCCCTGCGCCGCGCGACCGTGCGTTGCTGTTCATCGACCTCGACCAGTACTCCGAAAGCTGTTTGTCGCTCGGCATCGAGCAGGGCGACCTGCTGCTCGCGCGCATGGCCGCCCGGCTACGCCGCAGCTTTCCTCCGCCCGCGCTGGTCGCGCGCCTGCACGACGACACCTTCGCCGTCCTCGGTCCGCCGGCGGCCCTCGATCTGGCCCATCTCGACCGCCTGGAAGCCGGGGATGTGGACGACAACGAGCTGGCGCCTTTCATCAGCCTCGGCGCCGCCCGCATCGACCTCGACCACTACCAGGGCTCCGCCAAGAGCGCGATGGCCACCGGCAGCCTGCTGCTGAAGCAGAGCCGGCGCCAGGGGCCGGGGCGCGTCGTGGAGTACGAGCCGGGCATGGAGACGCCACACAACCTGCGCTTCCAGCTCGCCCGCGAACTGCACCACGCGCTGCGCGGCCGCGAAATCGGGATTGCGCTCCAGGCGCAGTACGACCTCGCCAGCGGCACCGTGGTCGGCGCCGAAGCGCTGGCGCGATGGACGCGCGCCGACGGCACGCCGATCCCGCCCACCACCTTCATCCCGCTGGCCGAGGCCAACGGCCTCATCGCGCCGCTGGGCAAGCACATCATCGAACTCACCTGCGAGGCGCTCGCCCGCCTTGCCGCGGCCGGCTTCGGCCACCTGCCGATCGCGGTCAATGTGTCGGCGCTGCAACTTGCGCAGACCGGCCTGCTGGATGAACTGCGCGCCACGCTGGAAGCGCACGGGCTCGATCCGCACATCCTCGAGATCGAGGTCACCGAGTCGATCGCGATGGACGAGCGCTACGCCACCGGCAACATGCTCGGGCGGCTGTGCGAGGCCGGCTTTCCGATCGCGATCGACGACTTCGGCACCGGCTACTCGTCGCTCGCCTACCTGCGCACGCTGCCCGCCCACACGCTCAAGATCGACCGCAGCTTCGTGCAGGAAATCGGCGTGACGCCGGAGCGGCAGACGATCGCCGACATGATCATCGGCCTCGGCCGCCGGCTCGACATGCGGGTGATCGCGGAGGGCGTAGAGAACAGCGCCCAGGCCGACTGGCTGAAGACGCGCGGCTGCCACCACGCGCAAGGCTATCTGTTTGCCCGGCCCGAGCCGGTCGCCGGGCTGATCGCGCGCCTGCAGTCCGGCCCGGCACTGCAATGA
- a CDS encoding sensor histidine kinase, producing MTRLLQAARALRPVRRRLLLFFLPWLAIFSIGVPLVWQELRQSLERPLLRAQADFLDQGTQILGRTLATVRRDATFLAQMLGGGLGDTPVATKLLYTVTTNGGNYAQTRWVDERGDERIRIELRDGHARIAAAAELRNEAGAAYFVDARTLTADQFHVAGFGTGLPGAPTTLPLLRAVTPVMDGEQRRGLVVLDYQAQRLLDRLGGLGRTLDFNTFLVDHQGRWLMHPGNGDAPAALPVARPALWTQIGGQARGLHRDPDGIWAHARFSPAEDADNGQRAWTLIVQVPEGVLAPVESRWLLMLALLSAVALIAAFWLSARLAWSVHQVEARSAELARANTELERNIVNLRALQAQLARADKLSSLGLMVAGVAHELNTPLGSALMALSTAREGVATLEAQIGTGLRKSDLTSFLATSHEGLELAHRAVSRAADLVRRFKQVAIDRTTMERRSFDLAEVIVDTDHRLHRWNPGSPVSLELKLAPGLQMESYPGPLGQVVTNLLDNALTHAFPEQRPGAITLEAVAEGPDHVRITLADNGVGIPADAIERVFDPFFTTRRHAGGTGLGLHVTHQIVTDLLGGQIEVESQQGGASSGTRFSLLLPRVAPPHAPAH from the coding sequence ATGACACGGCTACTGCAGGCCGCGCGGGCGCTGCGCCCGGTACGGCGGCGCCTGCTGCTGTTCTTCCTGCCCTGGCTGGCGATCTTCAGCATCGGCGTCCCGCTGGTATGGCAGGAGCTGAGACAGTCGCTGGAACGGCCGCTGCTGCGCGCGCAAGCCGACTTCCTCGACCAGGGCACCCAGATCCTCGGCCGCACCCTCGCAACCGTACGGCGCGACGCGACCTTCCTCGCCCAGATGCTGGGCGGCGGGCTGGGCGATACGCCGGTAGCGACAAAGCTGCTGTACACCGTCACCACCAACGGCGGCAATTACGCCCAGACCCGGTGGGTCGATGAACGCGGCGACGAACGCATCCGGATCGAGCTGCGTGACGGCCACGCCCGTATCGCGGCCGCGGCCGAACTGCGCAACGAAGCGGGCGCGGCGTACTTCGTGGACGCAAGAACACTGACCGCCGATCAATTCCATGTCGCGGGCTTCGGCACCGGGCTCCCCGGCGCGCCGACCACGCTGCCGCTGCTGCGAGCGGTCACGCCGGTCATGGACGGCGAACAGCGCCGCGGCCTCGTCGTGCTCGATTATCAGGCGCAACGCCTGCTCGACCGGCTGGGCGGACTGGGCCGCACGCTGGACTTCAACACCTTCCTCGTCGACCACCAGGGCCGCTGGCTGATGCATCCGGGCAATGGCGACGCGCCGGCGGCGCTGCCCGTCGCGCGCCCCGCGTTGTGGACACAGATCGGCGGTCAGGCGCGCGGACTCCACCGCGATCCCGACGGCATCTGGGCCCACGCCCGGTTCTCGCCCGCGGAGGACGCCGACAACGGGCAGCGGGCCTGGACGCTGATCGTCCAGGTGCCCGAAGGCGTCCTGGCTCCGGTGGAGTCGCGCTGGCTGCTGATGCTTGCGCTGCTCTCGGCGGTCGCGCTGATCGCCGCGTTCTGGCTGTCGGCCCGGCTGGCGTGGTCGGTCCATCAGGTCGAAGCGCGCAGCGCCGAACTCGCCCGCGCCAATACGGAACTGGAACGCAACATCGTCAACCTGCGTGCGCTGCAGGCGCAGCTTGCGCGGGCGGACAAACTCTCCTCGCTCGGCCTGATGGTGGCCGGCGTGGCGCACGAACTGAACACCCCACTCGGCAGTGCGTTGATGGCGCTGAGCACCGCGCGCGAGGGCGTTGCGACGCTGGAGGCGCAGATCGGCACCGGGCTGCGCAAGTCGGACCTCACGAGCTTCCTCGCCACCAGCCACGAAGGACTGGAACTCGCCCACCGCGCGGTGTCACGCGCCGCCGACCTGGTGCGCCGCTTCAAACAGGTGGCGATAGACCGCACGACGATGGAGCGGCGCAGCTTCGATCTCGCCGAAGTCATCGTCGATACCGATCACCGGTTGCACAGATGGAATCCGGGTTCGCCCGTCAGCCTCGAACTGAAACTGGCGCCCGGCCTGCAGATGGAGAGCTACCCAGGCCCGCTCGGACAGGTCGTCACCAACCTGCTCGACAATGCGCTGACCCACGCCTTCCCGGAGCAGCGCCCCGGCGCGATCACGCTCGAAGCCGTGGCGGAAGGGCCGGACCACGTCCGCATCACGCTCGCCGACAACGGCGTCGGCATCCCGGCGGATGCGATCGAGCGCGTCTTCGACCCCTTCTTCACGACCCGCCGCCACGCCGGCGGCACCGGGCTCGGCCTGCACGTCACCCACCAGATCGTCACCGACCTGCTCGGCGGACAGATCGAGGTGGAAAGCCAGCAGGGCGGAGCTTCCAGCGGCACCCGCTTCAGCCTGCTGCTGCCGCGCGTGGCACCGCCGCATGCACCGGCGCACTAG
- a CDS encoding DUF883 family protein translates to MNDTAPSKDKLMSDLKVVVSDAEELLKLTAGQAGDKLGDVRVRLGERLAIAKERLIEAEAALVDKTRRAAHATDDYVHEHPWQSVGVAAGVGFLLGLLVSRR, encoded by the coding sequence ATGAACGACACCGCCCCTTCGAAAGACAAGCTGATGTCCGACCTCAAGGTCGTGGTATCGGATGCGGAAGAACTCCTCAAGCTCACCGCGGGCCAGGCCGGCGACAAGCTCGGCGACGTGCGCGTCCGCCTCGGCGAACGCCTTGCGATCGCGAAGGAACGCCTGATCGAAGCCGAGGCCGCGCTGGTCGACAAGACGCGGCGCGCCGCTCACGCCACCGACGACTATGTGCACGAGCACCCGTGGCAGTCGGTGGGCGTCGCGGCAGGCGTGGGTTTCCTGCTCGGACTGCTCGTCAGCCGCCGCTGA
- a CDS encoding phage holin family protein, which translates to MAEPGRPRLLESLRGFLDTALQIAQIRLELLAVEVQEEKLRLGSLLFNIVLAGVLVGFGAVFLAVFLTVLFWDEHRLLALGLATFACLGGGLLAAANAAREMRRGSQLFAASLAELTRDRERLERGE; encoded by the coding sequence ATGGCCGAACCCGGCAGGCCGCGCCTGCTCGAAAGCCTGCGCGGCTTTCTCGACACCGCGCTGCAGATCGCGCAGATCCGGCTCGAACTGCTCGCGGTCGAAGTCCAGGAAGAAAAACTCCGCCTCGGCAGCCTGCTGTTCAACATCGTGCTCGCCGGCGTGCTGGTGGGCTTCGGCGCGGTCTTCCTCGCCGTATTCCTCACGGTGCTGTTCTGGGACGAACACCGGCTGCTCGCGCTCGGACTGGCGACCTTCGCCTGCCTGGGCGGCGGCCTGCTGGCGGCGGCCAACGCGGCGCGCGAGATGCGGCGCGGCTCGCAGCTGTTCGCGGCCAGCCTGGCCGAACTGACGCGCGACCGCGAGCGCCTGGAACGGGGCGAATGA
- a CDS encoding YqjK family protein gives MNPRLVELALRKQRLQLQAERQREDIARRMGGIAPAVDVVDHVRSGLDWIRGHAPLVAGAAALVAVLRPRRAWRLARRGGWLAWLLLRHRATNSGAFSARLAWPLVRAAAALLQARMRAGQRR, from the coding sequence ATGAACCCGCGCCTGGTCGAACTCGCGCTGCGCAAGCAGCGGCTCCAGTTGCAGGCCGAACGCCAGCGCGAGGACATCGCGCGCCGCATGGGCGGCATCGCGCCCGCCGTTGATGTAGTCGACCACGTCCGCAGCGGGCTGGATTGGATACGCGGCCACGCCCCCCTGGTGGCCGGCGCGGCGGCGCTGGTGGCGGTGCTGCGCCCGCGCCGGGCGTGGCGGCTGGCCCGGCGTGGCGGCTGGCTGGCCTGGCTGCTGCTGCGACACCGGGCCACCAACAGCGGCGCTTTCAGCGCAAGGCTGGCGTGGCCGCTGGTGCGCGCAGCCGCCGCGCTGCTGCAGGCGCGGATGCGGGCCGGCCAGCGCCGCTGA
- a CDS encoding hypoxanthine-guanine phosphoribosyltransferase yields MPMDMAEILRAREEADCLADAAAVEAALDRMAAAITARMADSNPLIYTVMNGGLILAGRILPRLPFPLEVAYLHATRYGHALQGTLLDWRVRPTQDLRGRSVLVLDDILDEGHTLQAIIEHLKAEGAREVLSAVLVHKLHDRKAYPGMRADFTGLDIADRFLFGCGMDYKGYWRNAPGIYAVKGL; encoded by the coding sequence ATGCCGATGGACATGGCCGAAATCCTGCGCGCGCGCGAAGAGGCAGACTGCCTCGCGGATGCCGCGGCCGTCGAGGCCGCACTCGACCGCATGGCCGCCGCGATCACCGCCCGCATGGCGGACAGCAACCCTTTGATCTACACGGTGATGAACGGCGGCCTGATCCTCGCCGGCCGCATCCTGCCGCGGCTGCCGTTTCCGCTCGAAGTCGCCTACCTGCACGCCACTCGCTACGGCCACGCGCTGCAGGGCACGCTACTCGACTGGCGGGTGCGGCCCACCCAGGACCTGCGCGGGCGCAGCGTGCTGGTGCTGGACGACATCCTCGACGAGGGCCACACGCTGCAGGCCATCATCGAACACCTGAAAGCCGAAGGCGCCCGCGAAGTCCTGTCGGCCGTGCTGGTGCACAAGCTGCACGATCGCAAAGCCTACCCCGGCATGCGGGCCGACTTCACCGGGCTGGACATCGCCGACCGCTTCCTGTTCGGTTGCGGCATGGACTACAAGGGCTACTGGCGCAACGCGCCGGGCATCTACGCCGTCAAGGGACTCTGA